One part of the Dermacentor andersoni chromosome 2, qqDerAnde1_hic_scaffold, whole genome shotgun sequence genome encodes these proteins:
- the LOC126542439 gene encoding uncharacterized protein, whose protein sequence is MHCPHDCSHGSAAPSVHQTLEELDFSRGLLGAASDGNYKKVESLLQKGNNPDQVDTYGYSALIYACRHGHSDIVELLLSRGARPNVQTNGGATALHRASYHGHLKCVCLLLNKGADCTLVDSDGKTALHKAAENGHEEVCRMLLQKSPGLLLLKDNHGKTALDCALPKHSHLSEVLC, encoded by the exons ATGCACTGTCCGCACGACTGCTCGCATGGTTCAGCGGCGCCGTCAGTTCACCAAACATTGGAAGAACTAGATTTCAGCAGGGGACTACTCGGCGCAG cctctGATGGGAACTACAAGAAGGTCGAGTCACTTCTTCAAAAAGGCAATAACCCTGATCAGGTGGACACTTACGGCTACAGTGCACTT ATTTATGCTTGCAGGCATGGGCATTCCGACATTGTTGAGCTGCTACTCAGTCGTGGCGCACGACCAAACGTACAGACCAATGGAGGTGCCACTGCCCTTCACCGTGCGTCTTACCATGGGCACCTGAAATGCGTGTGTTTACTTCTCAACAAAGGTGCAGACTGCACCTTGGTAGACAGTGATGGGAAAACAGCCCTGCATAAG gctgcagaaaatggacaTGAGGAAGTCTGCAGGATGCTTCTGCAGAAGTCGCCAGGTCTGCTTTTGCTGAAGGACAATCATGGAAAAACAGCATTGGACTGCGCACTACCAAAGCATTCGCACCTATCTGAAGTGCTTTGCTGA